The following nucleotide sequence is from Metamycoplasma phocicerebrale.
TTGGCATCATTCATTTCTGAAATAGCTGCATTCAAATCTGTTATTGCTTTTTCTAAACTAGCTTCATCTCTTGAATCTCTAGCTGCTTTTATAGCGTCTTTTGCTTTTTGTAATGCTTGGGCTGCCGCTTCTTTTGCTTGTTGAATTGCTAATTTTTTAGCTTCTAATCTTGCTTTTAAAGCCATTAATTCAGTGTTAGCTTTTTCTTTTTCTGTTTCATATTCAGTTTTTTCTGCTGTTAAACCTAATTTATTAGCATCTATAACAATCTTTTGTCCTAGTTTTACTAATTTATCTAGTTTCTCAACAGATTTTTCCATAGAATCAATGGTTGTTGTAGCTTGAGATTTTTCAACAGCATCTTTAACATCTTTTTTATATGTGTTTAAATAATCCTTAATTGCCTTTTTTTGAGTTTCTGGATCATTTTCTAAAGCTTGTTCTTTAACTTTTAATTCAGCTATAGATTTATCTAATGTTTCCTTTATTTTCGAAATTGTTTGTTTTTCTTCATCTAATTTTAGTGTTTCCACTTTTTGTTTAGCTGCATTTAATTCTGATAATATTTTGTTTAAATCTTGTAATTTTTGCTTTATTTCAGCTAAAATAATCAAATCTTCAATATTTTTTATTTCTTCATTTGTTTTTAATTTTATTGATTTTATTTCTTCTTTTACTAATAATTTATCTTTTAGTTCTTTATTCGCTTTTTTTGCATCCTCTAATGCTTTTTCCAATTTTTCTTTTAATTCTTTGTTTTCTTTTGCTTTGGGAGAATCGGAAGGAAGTTTATCTAAAAATTGCTTTAGTATTTCTTTGCCAGATTCACCAAATTCTAAAGATTTTTCTAAATAATCATTAGCTATTTTATATTCTTGTTCTGATTTTGCTTTAGGAGCATTTTCAGCTCCATTATTCAATGCGTTTATAACACTATCGATATAATCTTTTAAAGCTTTATTGTCCTTATCTTTTGTTACATCTAATTTCTTAGCTTTTTCTTCATCTGATTTAGTAATACCTAAATCTGGATATTTCGCCATTTGTTTATTTTTAGGTTTTGATGCTAAAAATGCTGCAGTTACCCCGGCACCGGTGGCCAAAGCACCTCCTAACAATAAACCTAATATGATTTTGGCTTTTTTATTCATATAACCTCTTTCTAATATGTTTTAATCAAATTTTTTGATTACAATAATTATATGTTTAAATTGACTTTTATAATTTATATTTGATATATTAATGCTATTACAGGGTTATTTTTTACAAAAAATAAAAAATTTTTATCAAAAAAAGATAAAAAAAACACTAGAAATATATTTTTCCAGTGTTAATATAAATAAAAAATATTATTCACTAACTTTTTTAAGTCCTTCAATTTTGAAATTTTTTTCTAAATATACTATTTCACTTTTTACATTTTGGATTTCAACACTTATGGATATTTCACCATTATTCGGTTTAGAATCTAAAGTTTTTACTTTTCCAATTTTAAATAAATGATTTTTAGTCTTAAACTCACTAAAAATTATATATTTTAGAGGCTCATCTTGAATTTGCTTAACAGCAATGGTTTCCTTATTTTTTATTGTTATCGTCAACAGACCAGCCTCATTTTGTGCTTCTTCTGAAAGGGTTTTTAAACCCTCAACAGAATATGTTTTATGTTCTGATTCTATTGAACTATTTAAGCTCTTTAATCAATATTCAAATGTAGCTGTACCGTCTTCTTTATTTTGTTGTGTAATTTGATTTACTTTGTAAAGTAATTCAAATTTTGTTTGATCAAAATTACTAAAATTAAAATATTCATTAAAATTACTTTCTAAAGCTGTAGCTCTGATTTTTTTTAATTTTTTTTCAGTTCTATTAACTTTAACTTTTTGCAATTCATTATTTAATTCTTGTTCTATAGTTAAATTTTCGTTTGTAGAATTAGGCATTTTTTTAAATCCTACAAAATCTTTTTTTAGTTCTAAGATAGCGGGTTTTTTGCCTGATTTTAAATCTTTATCAGAAAGTTTTTCAGTCATTCTAATTTTTAAAGTTAACTTTCCTTCTTTATCGTTAACATTGATAACTTCTAAAACTTCAAAATTATATTTTTTTGCTACTTCATTTTGTTTTTCATCATTCAACCATTCTTGAGCTAAGTTTTTATCTAATTCTGAAGGTTTGGTTGTAGCTTTTTTTAAATTATTAATAACTACTTTTTGAGCATCCTTTTTAATTTGTGTATTTTCACAAGAAATAGCTAAAATAGGTGTAAATAAAATTGGGCTAATAAAACCTATTGTAATCATAGCATTTCTCACTTTTAATGATTTTTTCATATTTTTCCTTTTCTTAAACTTTAAATTTATTAGTTAATTATAAATAACATTTATTTTATTTTTTTGTAATTAATTATTTTCCAAAATAACTTATAAAAATAAAATGCAGTCTATAACCTATAACTAATATAATTAAATTAGACTTGCATTTTAATTTATAAATTATTATTCTTCAAAGTTATCTTTGATATCTTCTGCATCAAATTCTTCTTCATATAATAGATCATTTTCTTCATCTTCAATTTCTTTTATGTGTTGAGAATCTTCGATATATTCTTGAGTTAATGCATCTATATCAATAACATTTTCTTCATCAATATTTGATTCTTCTAGTTCTTCTGATTCTTCAAAGTTTGTAAAATATTTAATAGAAGGTTTAATATCATATTTCGAATGTTCTTCAAAAGTGTTTAATGCTGTTCCTGAAGGTATTTTTTTACCAAGAATAATATTTTCTTTTAATCCACTTAAATTATCAATTCTAGATGATATAGCAGAATTAACTAAAATTTTTGAAGTTTCTTGATATGAAGCTGCTGATAAAAATGAATCTGACAATAAAGGCACTTGTTTAGCCCCCTTAATTACAACGTTACCAAAAGCTGGTTTTTTGTTTTCTGATAATAATTGGGCATTTTCTTCTTGATAATCAAAAATATCAACTATAGCTCCGGCAAAGAATTTAGATTCTCCTGGGTCACTAATTACAACCTTAGACATCATTTGTCTAATAATAATTTCAATGTATTTATCACTAATAGCAATACCTTGAATACGATAAATTCTTTGAATTTCTTTTAATAAATAATTTTGAACTGTTATAACATCAGTTAATGCTAACAATTCTTTAAGAACAATAGGACCTTCTGATAACTTTTGACCTATTCTTACTTCTTGGCCTTTTTCAACTCTTAACTTTTTATTAGTTTCTACTGAAACTTGCTTTTTAACAATTTCATTTTCATTGTTTAAGGTTTCGATAGTAATAGTATAATTGTTTTCTTTATCTTCTTGTTTTTCTATATTCGAAATTCTACCTTGATAAGGCGAAATAGTTGCTTGTTTGCCTCATGGTTGTTCATGGGCATCAATTAATTCAATCAAACGAGTAAAACCACCAGTTATATCTTCGACGCCTGCAACCCCACCGGTATGAAATGTACGCATTGTTAATTGAGTACCAGGTTCT
It contains:
- a CDS encoding lipoprotein 17-related variable surface protein, which gives rise to MKKSLKVRNAMITIGFISPILFTPILAISCENTQIKKDAQKVVINNLKKATTKPSELDKNLAQEWLNDEKQNEVAKKYNFEVLEVINVNDKEGKLTLKIRMTEKLSDKDLKSGKKPAILELKKDFVGFKKMPNSTNENLTIEQELNNELQKVKVNRTEKKLKKIRATALESNFNEYFNFSNFDQTKFELLYKVNQITQQNKEDGTATFEYWLKSLNSSIESEHKTYSVEGLKTLSEEAQNEAGLLTITIKNKETIAVKQIQDEPLKYIIFSEFKTKNHLFKIGKVKTLDSKPNNGEISISVEIQNVKSEIVYLEKNFKIEGLKKVSE